In the genome of Anomalospiza imberbis isolate Cuckoo-Finch-1a 21T00152 chromosome 27, ASM3175350v1, whole genome shotgun sequence, one region contains:
- the FAM174C gene encoding protein FAM174C isoform X1, giving the protein MPRRLLLLLLLLLFLLVPHLGRAAAPSPGNSTEPPRAATGNETQSVSEHEPGPRLSVGSGLPVLRRAVYVLSALSALAALYFMLRAFRPRSEGPRNEPKTHFRLKKPQRKKYGLLSSQDETIELGSLDSDEDTVFESRNLRR; this is encoded by the exons ATGCcgcgccgcctcctcctcctcctcctcctcctcctcttcctcctcgtCCCGCACctcggccgcgccgccgcccccaGCCCGGGGAACAGCACGGAGCCGCCGCGGGCGGCCACAGGGAACGAGACGCAGTCGGTGTCGGAGCACGAGCCCGGGCCGAGGCTGTCGGTGGGGTCGGGGCTGCCGGTGCTGAGGCGCGCGGTTTATGTGCTGAGCGCTCTGTCGGCGCTGGCCGCGCTCTACTTCATGCTGCGGGCGTTCCG cCCCAGGTCCGAGGGCCCCAGAAACGAGCCCAAAACTCATTTCAGGTTGAAGAAGCCCCAGAGGAAGAAGTACGGGCTGCTGTCGAGCCAGGACGAGACCATCGAGCTGGGCTCCCTCGACAGTGACGAGGACACCGTGTTTGAAAGCCGGAACCTGAGGCGGTGA
- the FAM174C gene encoding protein FAM174C isoform X3: protein MPRRLLLLLLLLLFLLVPHLGRAAAPSPGNSTEPPRAATGNETQSVSEHEPGPRLSVGSGLPVLRRAVYVLSALSALAALYFMLRAFRLKKPQRKKYGLLSSQDETIELGSLDSDEDTVFESRNLRR from the exons ATGCcgcgccgcctcctcctcctcctcctcctcctcctcttcctcctcgtCCCGCACctcggccgcgccgccgcccccaGCCCGGGGAACAGCACGGAGCCGCCGCGGGCGGCCACAGGGAACGAGACGCAGTCGGTGTCGGAGCACGAGCCCGGGCCGAGGCTGTCGGTGGGGTCGGGGCTGCCGGTGCTGAGGCGCGCGGTTTATGTGCTGAGCGCTCTGTCGGCGCTGGCCGCGCTCTACTTCATGCTGCGGGCGTTCCG GTTGAAGAAGCCCCAGAGGAAGAAGTACGGGCTGCTGTCGAGCCAGGACGAGACCATCGAGCTGGGCTCCCTCGACAGTGACGAGGACACCGTGTTTGAAAGCCGGAACCTGAGGCGGTGA
- the FAM174C gene encoding protein FAM174C isoform X2 yields the protein MPRRLLLLLLLLLFLLVPHLGRAAAPSPGNSTEPPRAATGNETQSVSEHEPGPRLSVGSGLPVLRRAVYVLSALSALAALYFMLRAFRLKKPQRKKYGLLSSQDETIELGSLDSDEDTVFESRNLRR from the exons ATGCcgcgccgcctcctcctcctcctcctcctcctcctcttcctcctcgtCCCGCACctcggccgcgccgccgcccccaGCCCGGGGAACAGCACGGAGCCGCCGCGGGCGGCCACAGGGAACGAGACGCAGTCGGTGTCGGAGCACGAGCCCGGGCCGAGGCTGTCGGTGGGGTCGGGGCTGCCGGTGCTGAGGCGCGCGGTTTATGTGCTGAGCGCTCTGTCGGCGCTGGCCGCGCTCTACTTCATGCTGCGGGCGTTCCG GTTGAAGAAGCCCCAGAGGAAGAAGTACGGGCTGCTGTCGAGCCAGGACGAGACCATCGAGCTGGGCTCCCTCGACAGTGACGAGGACACCGTGTTTGAAAGCCGGAACCTGAGGCG atga